The following are from one region of the Cloacibacterium sp. TD35 genome:
- the uvrA gene encoding excinuclease ABC subunit UvrA, which produces MITTQDIDIKKHIFVKNAHLNNLKHIDVLIPKNKLIVITGVSGSGKSSLAFDTIYAEGQRRYVESLSSYARQFLGKLEKPKIDDIKGLAPSIAIQQKVISSNPRSTVGTSTEIYDYLKLLFARVGRTYSPISGDEVKKDSVTDVIDYIANNEGKTFLLRAPLLFEVKKFKEQLKTLKVAGFTRLEINGNLANIEDLESFGFVPEESMEIHLVIDRFSYDNDEHFLQRLADSVQMAFYEGHGTCSLKEIETENVKEFSNKFELDGITFNEPNVHFFSFNNPYGACPECEGYGKVIGIDEDLVIPNKNLSVFEDAVASWRGETMSEWKRDFIKKAKDFPIHKPYHQLTKEQKNYLWRGDKTKNFPSIDNFFKMLEENLYKIQYRVMLSRYRGKTLCPTCEGKRLRPETEYVKIDGHDIQSLVEIPLDELLPLMKNLKLNKHDAEIAKRLTYEIVTRLEFLNKVGLGYLTLNRTSNTLSGGESQRINLATSLGSSLVGSIYILDEPSIGLHSRDTENLIEVLKNLRDLGNTVIVVEHDEDVMKAADYIIDIGPEAGFLGGELVFAGNFKELKDADTLTSKYLTGRLEIEVPKTRRKPKEFIKIKGARQNNLKNIDVDVPLEVLTVISGVSGSGKSTLMKEILTNAIQIELGMGGKKADYDSVEFPKKVIQNIELIDQNPIGKSSRSNPVTYLKAYDDIRDLFAKQKSAKVQGLKPKHFSFNVDGGRCDECKGEGVITVSMQFMADIELECEHCHGTRFKDEILEVKYDEKNISDILHMTVDEALEFFSENHEEKIVTKLKPLQDVGLGYLQLGQSSSTLSGGEAQRVKLASFLVKGATTEKTLFVFDEPSTGLHFHDINKLLKSLQALIGLGHSVIVIEHQPDIIKSADYVIDIGPDAGKHGGEVVFAGTPEELAQDKFSRTAKFVAEKL; this is translated from the coding sequence ATGATTACAACTCAAGATATCGACATCAAAAAACATATTTTCGTAAAAAACGCACATCTAAACAACCTAAAACACATAGATGTACTGATTCCGAAAAACAAACTCATCGTGATTACTGGTGTTTCAGGAAGCGGAAAATCTTCGCTTGCTTTTGACACTATTTATGCGGAAGGACAGAGACGTTATGTAGAATCTTTGAGTTCTTATGCTCGTCAGTTTCTTGGTAAATTAGAAAAACCAAAAATTGATGATATCAAAGGCTTAGCACCTTCTATCGCAATTCAGCAGAAGGTTATTTCTAGTAATCCGCGTTCTACAGTTGGAACATCTACCGAAATTTATGATTATCTAAAATTGCTATTTGCCAGAGTTGGCAGAACCTACTCTCCTATTTCTGGAGACGAAGTTAAAAAAGATTCGGTGACAGATGTGATAGATTATATCGCTAATAATGAAGGGAAAACTTTTCTTCTAAGAGCGCCGCTTCTTTTTGAAGTTAAAAAATTCAAAGAACAACTTAAAACATTAAAAGTTGCAGGTTTTACAAGATTAGAAATCAATGGAAACCTTGCCAATATTGAAGATTTAGAAAGTTTTGGTTTCGTTCCAGAAGAATCGATGGAAATTCATCTCGTGATAGATAGATTTTCTTATGATAATGACGAACATTTTCTTCAAAGATTGGCAGATTCTGTTCAAATGGCTTTTTATGAAGGTCACGGAACTTGCTCTTTAAAAGAAATTGAAACCGAAAACGTAAAAGAATTTTCTAATAAATTTGAACTAGATGGCATTACTTTTAACGAACCCAATGTTCATTTTTTCAGTTTTAATAATCCTTATGGCGCTTGTCCAGAATGTGAAGGTTACGGAAAAGTAATCGGAATTGATGAAGATCTGGTGATTCCGAATAAAAATTTGTCGGTTTTTGAAGATGCAGTTGCTTCTTGGCGTGGTGAAACCATGAGCGAATGGAAAAGAGATTTCATTAAAAAAGCAAAAGATTTCCCTATTCATAAACCATATCATCAACTCACAAAAGAGCAGAAAAATTATCTTTGGAGAGGCGATAAAACCAAAAACTTCCCGAGCATTGATAATTTTTTCAAAATGCTGGAAGAAAATTTGTACAAAATTCAGTACAGAGTCATGCTTTCCAGATACCGTGGAAAAACACTTTGCCCAACTTGTGAAGGAAAACGTCTTCGTCCGGAAACAGAATATGTGAAAATTGATGGTCATGACATTCAATCATTGGTAGAAATTCCTTTGGACGAGCTTTTACCATTGATGAAAAACTTGAAACTGAACAAACACGATGCGGAAATCGCCAAAAGACTAACCTATGAAATTGTTACTCGTTTAGAATTTTTGAATAAAGTTGGATTAGGATATTTGACTTTAAATAGAACTTCTAACACGCTTTCTGGTGGCGAATCACAAAGGATAAACTTGGCTACTTCACTCGGTAGTTCTTTGGTGGGAAGTATTTATATTTTAGATGAACCAAGTATTGGTTTACACTCTAGAGATACCGAAAATTTAATAGAAGTTCTTAAAAATCTTCGAGATTTAGGAAATACGGTCATTGTGGTAGAACATGATGAAGACGTAATGAAAGCGGCGGATTACATTATAGACATCGGTCCAGAAGCTGGATTTTTGGGTGGCGAATTGGTTTTTGCAGGAAATTTCAAGGAATTGAAAGATGCAGATACTTTAACCTCAAAATATTTAACAGGAAGATTAGAAATAGAAGTTCCTAAAACCAGAAGAAAACCGAAAGAATTCATCAAAATAAAAGGAGCAAGACAGAACAATCTTAAAAATATAGATGTAGATGTTCCTTTGGAAGTTCTTACCGTAATTTCGGGCGTTTCGGGAAGTGGAAAATCTACTTTAATGAAAGAAATCCTCACGAATGCCATTCAGATAGAATTGGGAATGGGCGGTAAAAAAGCCGATTACGATTCGGTGGAATTCCCTAAAAAAGTGATTCAAAATATAGAGTTGATTGACCAAAACCCTATCGGAAAATCGTCTCGTTCTAATCCTGTAACCTATTTGAAGGCTTATGATGACATCAGAGACCTTTTTGCGAAACAAAAATCTGCAAAAGTTCAAGGGCTGAAACCAAAACATTTTTCTTTCAACGTAGATGGTGGAAGATGTGATGAATGCAAAGGAGAAGGTGTAATTACGGTTTCTATGCAGTTTATGGCAGATATTGAGTTAGAATGCGAACATTGCCACGGAACACGTTTCAAAGACGAAATTCTGGAAGTAAAATATGATGAAAAAAATATTTCGGATATTTTACACATGACTGTAGATGAAGCACTTGAATTTTTCTCTGAAAACCACGAAGAAAAAATTGTGACCAAACTAAAACCACTTCAAGATGTAGGTTTGGGGTATTTGCAATTAGGGCAAAGTTCTTCTACGCTTTCTGGTGGTGAAGCTCAAAGAGTAAAACTGGCTTCGTTTTTGGTAAAAGGAGCAACAACAGAAAAAACGCTTTTCGTTTTCGATGAACCGAGTACAGGATTGCATTTTCATGATATTAATAAACTTTTGAAATCACTTCAAGCGTTAATTGGATTAGGACATTCTGTGATTGTGATTGAACACCAACCAGATATTATAAAATCTGCAGATTACGTTATAGACATAGGTCCAGATGCTGG
- a CDS encoding TonB-dependent receptor plug domain-containing protein, whose translation MKKTILSAALLTLFVSVNAQERTIEEVELTGKLVNMPFKKSNVNITVITKSEIKNIPAQSIDEAIAYYTGVDIRKRGANGVQTDISLRGSSFEQVLVLINGVRMNDAQTGHNTMNFPFDLASVEKIEILKGPAARRYGQGAYAGVVNVVTKVSSENNLTINGEVGDFSTHGFGIAANFGGEKFRNFIQVNNTESDGYRYNTDYKIKNIWYQNQFDIENGNVKIQAGIQEKKFGANGFYASPAFKDQYEEVQTSLVAASLEKKMGENLGFATRLYWRRAQDMYLFVRNNPAAYRNMHIGNNIGIDANVNYKSEFGITGLGIDIRKEFLESNRLGSRERTVTNAFLEHHLSFFKEKLNITPGISFTSFSNDKTYFYPGIDASFTNGDSKFFGNFSKVNRIPTYTDLYYVSPSEQGNANLMAEEALTGELGYIYKTNKTLLKASAFWRKSDNAIDWQKATPTSPWTAQNIGKIETKGLEVEADYQFASWVGTSVGYTYIDNQRLASNIVSRYSLDNLKHQFVAKLRNKFGNFSNELIYRYNDRVSLGSYNLLDNKLNYTAKQFNIYVLVNNITNVKYTETSLVEMPGTWFHLGFNYQFKL comes from the coding sequence ATGAAAAAAACAATTTTAAGCGCAGCTCTGTTAACCCTTTTCGTAAGTGTTAATGCGCAAGAAAGAACAATTGAGGAGGTAGAATTAACTGGTAAACTGGTGAATATGCCTTTCAAAAAATCTAATGTAAATATCACAGTTATTACAAAATCTGAAATTAAGAATATTCCTGCACAAAGTATTGATGAAGCGATTGCTTATTATACGGGTGTAGATATTAGAAAACGTGGTGCAAATGGCGTTCAGACCGATATTTCTCTCAGAGGAAGTTCTTTTGAACAAGTTTTGGTTCTGATCAATGGTGTAAGGATGAATGATGCACAAACTGGTCATAATACTATGAATTTTCCGTTTGATTTAGCTTCTGTAGAGAAAATTGAAATCTTGAAAGGTCCTGCCGCAAGAAGATACGGACAAGGTGCTTATGCTGGTGTTGTAAATGTAGTGACCAAAGTTTCTTCGGAAAACAACTTAACGATTAATGGAGAAGTTGGGGATTTTTCTACACATGGTTTCGGTATTGCTGCAAATTTCGGCGGCGAAAAATTTAGAAATTTTATTCAGGTTAATAATACAGAATCAGATGGTTATCGATACAATACAGATTATAAAATTAAAAATATCTGGTATCAAAATCAATTTGATATAGAAAACGGAAACGTAAAAATTCAAGCGGGAATTCAAGAAAAAAAGTTCGGGGCCAATGGTTTTTATGCTTCACCAGCTTTTAAGGATCAATATGAAGAAGTTCAAACCTCTTTGGTGGCAGCTTCTTTAGAGAAGAAAATGGGAGAAAATTTAGGTTTTGCGACTCGTTTGTATTGGAGAAGAGCTCAGGATATGTACTTGTTTGTTAGAAATAATCCTGCAGCTTATAGAAATATGCACATCGGGAATAATATAGGAATTGATGCAAATGTAAATTACAAATCTGAATTCGGAATTACAGGGCTAGGTATAGATATACGAAAAGAATTTCTTGAAAGTAACAGATTAGGAAGCAGAGAAAGAACCGTTACCAATGCTTTTTTAGAGCATCATTTGTCATTTTTTAAAGAAAAATTAAACATTACGCCAGGTATTTCTTTCACGAGTTTTAGCAATGATAAAACATACTTTTATCCAGGAATTGATGCGAGTTTTACCAACGGAGATTCTAAGTTTTTCGGAAATTTTTCTAAAGTGAATAGAATTCCCACTTATACCGACTTGTATTACGTAAGTCCTTCTGAACAAGGAAATGCCAATTTGATGGCTGAAGAAGCATTAACAGGAGAGTTAGGTTACATTTACAAAACCAATAAAACTTTGCTCAAAGCATCTGCGTTTTGGAGAAAGTCTGATAACGCTATCGATTGGCAAAAAGCTACGCCAACTTCACCTTGGACTGCACAAAACATCGGAAAAATAGAAACGAAAGGGTTGGAAGTAGAAGCAGATTATCAATTCGCTTCATGGGTTGGAACTTCTGTAGGTTATACGTACATAGATAATCAAAGATTAGCCAGCAACATTGTTTCCAGATATTCTTTAGACAATTTAAAACATCAGTTTGTAGCTAAGTTGAGAAATAAGTTTGGGAATTTTTCAAATGAATTGATTTACAGGTATAATGACAGGGTTTCTCTAGGGAGTTATAATCTATTAGACAATAAATTAAACTACACTGCAAAACAGTTTAACATCTACGTTTTGGTGAATAACATTACCAATGTAAAATACACCGAAACCTCTCTGGTAGAAATGCCAGGAACATGGTTTCATTTAGGGTTTAATTATCAATTTAAATTATAA
- the dnaN gene encoding DNA polymerase III subunit beta produces MKFIVASGELQKALNVVSGVISSSQSRPILENFLFELENEILKITASDGETTLITSLAVKSDDQGKIAVPAKIFQDLIKTFGDQPLTFSVKDSESGEGGLLEILDEKDNYEVALDNAEDYPELPEFDASQKVTLASGVLADALSNTLFATSNDSLRPVMTGVLFQFTEKETNFVSTDSHRLVVYKRTDVTNKEAVEFIMPKKPLSIFKNILSNSNDEVTIEFNENMAKFTFGENIWICRLIDGKYPNYSAVIPKENPNVLTVNRNLLLSSIRRASILSNKSTNQVRFKLSGNVLHLHAEDTEYANKADMNIPCDYKGEDINIGFSSKFLTEMLSVLGSEDITMKMSQPNRPGIVEPVDGLDENEHILMLSMPVIGM; encoded by the coding sequence ATGAAATTTATAGTTGCAAGTGGCGAATTACAGAAAGCTCTAAACGTGGTAAGTGGTGTAATTTCTAGTTCGCAGTCAAGACCCATTTTAGAAAATTTTCTTTTTGAATTAGAAAATGAAATTCTAAAAATAACTGCTTCTGATGGCGAAACCACACTTATTACTTCTCTTGCTGTAAAATCTGATGATCAAGGCAAAATTGCTGTTCCTGCAAAAATTTTTCAAGATTTAATTAAAACTTTTGGAGACCAACCGCTTACTTTTTCAGTTAAAGATTCTGAGTCTGGTGAAGGTGGTCTTTTAGAAATTTTAGACGAAAAAGACAATTACGAAGTAGCGCTAGATAATGCAGAAGATTATCCAGAATTACCAGAATTTGACGCGTCTCAAAAAGTAACGCTTGCTTCTGGTGTTTTAGCAGATGCGCTAAGCAATACCTTGTTTGCAACAAGCAACGATTCTCTAAGACCTGTGATGACAGGGGTTCTTTTCCAGTTTACAGAAAAAGAAACCAATTTCGTATCTACAGATTCTCATAGATTAGTGGTTTATAAAAGAACAGATGTTACCAATAAAGAAGCGGTAGAGTTTATTATGCCGAAGAAACCGTTGTCTATTTTCAAAAATATTTTGTCAAATTCTAATGACGAAGTAACCATCGAGTTTAATGAAAATATGGCGAAATTCACTTTCGGAGAAAATATCTGGATTTGTAGATTAATTGACGGAAAATATCCTAATTACTCTGCAGTAATTCCTAAAGAAAATCCTAATGTTTTAACGGTAAACAGAAACTTATTGTTAAGTTCTATTAGAAGAGCGAGTATTTTATCAAACAAATCTACCAACCAAGTTAGATTTAAGCTTTCTGGTAATGTATTGCATCTTCATGCAGAAGATACAGAATATGCAAACAAAGCAGATATGAATATTCCTTGTGATTATAAAGGTGAAGATATCAACATCGGTTTCAGTTCTAAATTTTTAACAGAAATGTTATCTGTTTTAGGTTCTGAAGACATCACGATGAAAATGTCTCAGCCAAACAGACCAGGAATTGTAGAACCAGTAGATGGTTTAGACGAAAACGAACACATCTTAATGCTTTCTATGCCAGTAATTGGAATGTAA
- the pheT gene encoding phenylalanine--tRNA ligase subunit beta → MKISNNWLKDFIKTDLATDKIGAYLTDIGLEVEGIEKFESVKGSLEGIVVGKVLTCEQHPNADKLKKTTVDIGGDQILEIVCGAPNVAAGQTVPIAVIGTKIYAKDGSAFEMKEAKIRGEKSQGMICAEDELGLSDDHGGIMVLDEKIYKVGEPFAKYFDLTNDEVYEIGLTPNRTDAMSHYGVARDLHAFLSTNGLKSEFEKVSTVLVNTEGEHGFELEVEDETLCPRYIGAVIENVKIEESPEWLKDRLKAIGLSPINNVVDITNYILHGFGQPLHAFDADKIAGKKVKVGVNDAGTKFVTLDGVERTLNGSEIMIKDGNNKPMCIGGVFGGNDSGVSETTTTIFLESAYFNPVAIRKAAKAHGLNTDASFRFERGVDPNNTRTVITHAIKMIEEIAGGKKIGNLLEFYPKKIEDANVIFRYSQLDKILGIKIHREKVKEILKSLDISVLNDIPDGLELSVPAYRADVTREIDVIEEILRIYGYNKVDAPQKIAFTPVKLSVNDQDELENSWARTLQSNGFNEVMNNSLTSVKDENNAVKLLNPLSGDLAFMRKSLLEGLLENAVYNINRKNADIKFFELGKIYHKFEKYEERKQLALLTTGRTYAENWLMPKSSSDFYMLKAYVKVLLDRLNLVTQEKSLEDERFGDALEITANGKTIARLGKVSPKLLKEFDIEQECFYAEIELETCQALRNTDNFKFVDIPKFNKIRRDLALLVDKNVSYADLYASARKNKSKFLKNINLFDVYEGKNLPEGKKSYAMSFELLNEEKTLEDKEITEVMNSLIKNFQKEFSAELR, encoded by the coding sequence ATGAAAATCTCAAACAATTGGTTAAAAGACTTTATTAAGACAGATTTAGCAACAGATAAAATTGGTGCTTATCTTACAGATATTGGTCTTGAAGTAGAAGGAATAGAAAAATTTGAATCTGTAAAAGGCAGTTTAGAAGGAATCGTAGTAGGAAAAGTATTGACTTGCGAACAACATCCTAATGCAGATAAACTCAAAAAAACTACTGTAGATATTGGCGGTGACCAAATTTTAGAAATTGTTTGTGGCGCTCCTAATGTTGCTGCCGGTCAAACTGTTCCTATTGCTGTAATTGGTACTAAAATCTATGCTAAAGACGGCAGTGCCTTCGAAATGAAAGAAGCAAAAATTCGTGGAGAAAAATCTCAAGGAATGATTTGTGCAGAAGATGAGTTAGGGCTTTCGGACGATCACGGCGGAATTATGGTTCTAGACGAAAAAATCTACAAAGTAGGAGAACCTTTTGCAAAATATTTTGATTTAACTAATGACGAGGTATACGAAATCGGTTTAACACCAAACAGAACAGACGCGATGTCTCACTATGGTGTAGCTAGAGATTTACATGCTTTTCTTTCAACCAACGGTTTAAAGTCTGAATTCGAAAAAGTTTCTACTGTTTTAGTGAATACAGAAGGTGAACATGGTTTTGAACTAGAAGTAGAAGATGAAACATTATGCCCAAGATATATTGGTGCTGTAATCGAAAATGTGAAAATTGAAGAATCACCAGAATGGTTGAAAGACAGATTAAAAGCCATCGGACTTTCCCCAATTAATAATGTAGTAGATATTACCAATTATATTTTACATGGTTTTGGTCAGCCTCTTCACGCTTTTGATGCAGATAAAATTGCAGGCAAAAAAGTAAAAGTAGGCGTAAATGATGCAGGAACTAAGTTTGTTACTTTAGATGGTGTAGAAAGAACCCTTAATGGTTCAGAAATCATGATTAAAGACGGAAACAACAAGCCAATGTGTATTGGTGGTGTTTTCGGAGGAAATGACAGTGGCGTTTCAGAAACTACTACGACTATTTTCTTAGAGTCTGCCTACTTCAATCCAGTAGCGATTAGAAAAGCTGCAAAAGCTCACGGATTAAATACAGATGCTTCTTTCCGTTTCGAACGTGGAGTAGACCCTAATAATACCCGAACGGTGATTACTCATGCCATCAAAATGATTGAAGAAATCGCTGGTGGTAAAAAAATAGGAAATCTTTTAGAGTTTTATCCTAAAAAAATAGAAGATGCTAATGTTATTTTTAGATATTCTCAACTCGATAAAATTTTAGGAATTAAAATTCACAGAGAGAAAGTAAAAGAAATTTTAAAATCATTGGATATTTCTGTTCTTAATGATATTCCAGATGGATTAGAATTGTCTGTTCCTGCTTATAGAGCAGATGTGACTAGAGAAATAGACGTAATAGAAGAAATTCTTAGAATTTACGGTTATAATAAAGTAGATGCGCCTCAAAAAATAGCATTTACTCCAGTAAAATTAAGTGTAAATGACCAAGATGAACTAGAAAATTCTTGGGCAAGAACGCTCCAAAGCAATGGCTTCAATGAAGTGATGAACAATTCATTAACCAGCGTAAAAGACGAAAACAACGCTGTAAAACTCTTGAATCCTTTGAGTGGAGATTTAGCTTTTATGAGAAAATCTTTATTAGAAGGGCTTTTAGAAAATGCAGTATACAATATCAATCGTAAAAATGCGGATATAAAATTCTTTGAATTAGGTAAAATTTATCACAAATTTGAGAAGTATGAAGAAAGAAAACAATTAGCATTGCTTACAACAGGTAGAACGTATGCAGAAAACTGGTTAATGCCAAAATCTTCATCTGATTTTTACATGCTAAAAGCTTATGTTAAAGTACTTCTTGATAGATTAAATCTAGTTACACAAGAAAAATCTTTAGAGGACGAAAGATTCGGTGATGCTCTAGAAATTACAGCAAACGGAAAAACCATTGCCAGATTAGGGAAAGTATCTCCTAAACTATTGAAAGAGTTTGATATAGAACAAGAATGCTTCTATGCAGAAATAGAGTTAGAAACTTGTCAAGCGCTTAGAAATACAGATAATTTCAAATTCGTAGATATTCCGAAATTCAATAAAATCAGAAGAGATTTAGCGCTATTGGTAGATAAAAATGTTTCTTATGCAGATCTATACGCTTCGGCGAGAAAAAATAAATCTAAATTCCTTAAAAACATCAATCTATTCGACGTTTACGAAGGAAAAAACTTACCAGAAGGCAAGAAATCTTACGCTATGAGTTTCGAGTTGTTAAACGAGGAAAAAACCTTAGAAGACAAAGAAATTACAGAAGTGATGAACTCACTGATTAAGAATTTTCAAAAAGAATTCAGCGCAGAATTAAGATAA
- a CDS encoding META domain-containing protein has translation MKKIFWALVISTTVISCATISKIGSKQESVTNTKWTLVDNNFSGAKAPTLVIEGKRITGNGGCNNYFSDVVITASNGTFDVGNVGATKMACDNMMTEQSYFSVLEQVNKYVVNEGYLELYKDNLLLLKFKKQ, from the coding sequence ATGAAAAAAATATTTTGGGCACTTGTGATTTCTACAACCGTGATTTCATGTGCTACAATTTCTAAAATTGGTTCTAAACAAGAATCTGTAACCAATACAAAATGGACTTTGGTAGATAATAATTTTTCAGGAGCGAAAGCACCTACTTTAGTGATAGAAGGAAAGAGAATTACAGGAAACGGAGGTTGCAATAACTATTTTTCTGATGTGGTGATTACCGCTTCAAACGGGACTTTTGATGTAGGAAATGTAGGAGCTACTAAAATGGCTTGTGATAATATGATGACTGAGCAAAGTTATTTTTCAGTGTTAGAACAAGTGAACAAATATGTAGTCAATGAAGGTTATTTAGAACTTTATAAAGATAATTTATTGCTATTGAAATTTAAGAAACAATAA
- a CDS encoding 3-hydroxybutyryl-CoA dehydrogenase: MKNIVVIGAGTMGNGIAHTFAQTGFKVNLVDVSQEALDRGIKTITTNLDRIIAKGNLTEEQKAETLGNIITFTALSDACGNAELIVEAATENQDLKLKIFKQMDELAPENCILATNTSSISITKIAAATKRPEKVIGMHFMNPVPIMKLVEIIKGYSTSKETFDAIFEMSKTLGKVPVEVNDYPGFVANRILMPMINEAIETLYNGVAGVEEIDTVMKLGMAHPMGPLQLADFIGLDVCLAILNVMYDGFKNPKYAPNPLLVNMVTAGKLGVKSGEGFYDYSESKKAEKVAKMFQK; the protein is encoded by the coding sequence ATGAAAAACATCGTTGTAATCGGAGCTGGAACCATGGGAAACGGAATTGCCCATACTTTTGCTCAAACTGGTTTTAAAGTAAATTTGGTAGATGTTTCGCAGGAAGCATTAGATAGAGGAATTAAAACCATCACTACCAATTTAGACAGAATTATTGCAAAAGGTAACCTTACCGAAGAACAAAAAGCAGAAACTCTTGGAAATATTATCACTTTTACAGCACTTTCAGACGCTTGTGGAAATGCTGAGCTTATTGTAGAAGCCGCAACAGAAAACCAAGATTTGAAGTTAAAAATTTTCAAGCAAATGGATGAATTAGCACCAGAAAATTGTATTCTCGCTACCAATACTTCATCTATTTCTATAACTAAAATTGCTGCAGCTACAAAACGCCCAGAAAAAGTAATTGGAATGCACTTTATGAATCCTGTTCCGATTATGAAATTGGTAGAAATTATCAAAGGTTATTCTACTTCTAAAGAAACTTTTGATGCGATTTTTGAAATGTCTAAAACGCTAGGAAAAGTTCCTGTAGAAGTGAATGATTATCCTGGTTTTGTGGCCAACAGAATTCTAATGCCAATGATTAACGAGGCTATTGAAACGCTTTACAACGGAGTTGCTGGCGTAGAAGAAATTGACACGGTAATGAAATTGGGAATGGCTCATCCTATGGGGCCACTTCAATTGGCCGATTTCATTGGGCTAGACGTTTGTCTAGCGATTCTAAACGTAATGTATGACGGATTCAAAAACCCTAAATACGCTCCAAATCCGCTATTAGTAAATATGGTAACTGCTGGAAAATTAGGTGTGAAATCTGGCGAAGGTTTCTATGACTATTCAGAATCTAAAAAAGCAGAAAAAGTAGCAAAAATGTTTCAAAAATAA
- a CDS encoding Gfo/Idh/MocA family protein, translating into MLKAGLVGAGHLGKIHLKLLNQSDKYELVGFHDKDVENGKKLEAEFGYKYFEKFDDLLAEIDMLDIVTPTIYHYDYAMKAIEKGLHFFIEKPVTQTLKEAEEILYKCRENGIKAQVGHVERYNPAFIATKDFIQNPMFIEIHRLAEFNPRGTDVSVVLDLMIHDLDILLSIVKSKVKNIHASGVCVVSKTPDICNARIEFENGCVANLTTSRISMKAMRKSRFFQQDAYISVDFLEKKAEVIRMKEAPENPTDFDMIIENADGEKSQILFEYPNIQPNNAILDELNSFADAINENREVEVSLEDGTEALKVALEIMKLIS; encoded by the coding sequence ATGTTAAAGGCAGGTTTAGTAGGTGCTGGTCACCTTGGAAAAATTCACTTAAAACTTCTTAATCAATCAGATAAATATGAACTCGTAGGTTTTCACGACAAAGATGTAGAAAACGGAAAAAAACTAGAAGCAGAGTTCGGATACAAATATTTTGAAAAATTTGATGATTTATTGGCAGAAATAGACATGTTAGACATTGTTACACCTACCATTTATCACTATGATTACGCAATGAAAGCCATAGAAAAAGGGCTTCATTTTTTTATAGAAAAACCCGTAACACAAACGCTTAAAGAAGCAGAAGAAATTCTCTACAAATGCAGAGAAAATGGTATAAAAGCACAAGTAGGACATGTAGAAAGATATAATCCTGCATTTATCGCTACCAAAGATTTCATCCAAAATCCTATGTTCATTGAAATTCACCGATTGGCAGAATTTAATCCTAGAGGAACTGATGTTTCGGTGGTACTGGATTTAATGATTCACGATTTGGATATCTTGCTTTCTATTGTAAAATCTAAGGTGAAAAATATTCATGCAAGCGGAGTTTGTGTAGTTTCTAAAACACCAGATATTTGCAACGCCAGAATTGAGTTTGAAAACGGTTGCGTAGCGAATCTTACTACTTCTAGAATTTCGATGAAAGCAATGAGAAAATCTAGATTTTTCCAACAAGATGCTTATATTTCAGTAGACTTCTTGGAGAAAAAAGCAGAAGTCATCAGAATGAAAGAAGCGCCGGAAAACCCTACAGATTTTGACATGATTATCGAAAATGCAGATGGTGAAAAATCTCAAATTTTATTTGAATATCCTAACATTCAACCGAATAATGCCATTTTAGACGAGCTAAATTCTTTTGCTGATGCGATTAATGAAAACCGTGAAGTAGAAGTTTCATTAGAAGACGGAACAGAAGCTCTGAAAGTAGCTTTGGAGATTATGAAACTGATTTCTTAA